A window of Thermococcus aggregans contains these coding sequences:
- a CDS encoding ribbon-helix-helix domain-containing protein: protein MAKMRIISVQLPQGLINALDVLVKRGVYPNRSEAIREAIRELIKKELYTTEAEEKELPEYVVE, encoded by the coding sequence ATGGCGAAGATGAGAATCATTAGTGTTCAGTTGCCGCAAGGACTCATAAACGCCCTTGATGTCTTAGTCAAAAGAGGGGTATATCCCAACAGAAGCGAAGCAATTCGAGAAGCTATCAGGGAACTCATAAAGAAAGAGTTGTATACGACAGAAGCAGAGGAGAAAGAACTCCCAGAGTACGTGGTCGAATAA
- a CDS encoding TMEM165/GDT1 family protein: MKEVLYVFVAIFLAELGDKTQLATIAFASKYGWAKAFLGAILGLALVNLIGAFLGDKLGDTLPAELVHKVAGILFIIFGVLMLFGKL, translated from the coding sequence GTGAAGGAAGTCCTTTACGTCTTTGTTGCAATATTCCTCGCAGAATTGGGAGACAAGACTCAACTTGCTACGATAGCCTTTGCTTCTAAGTATGGATGGGCTAAGGCATTTTTGGGTGCAATTTTGGGTTTAGCGTTGGTTAATTTGATAGGGGCATTTTTGGGAGACAAACTAGGTGACACCTTGCCTGCTGAGCTTGTCCACAAGGTAGCTGGCATTTTGTTCATCATCTTTGGCGTGCTGATGCTCTTTGGAAAGCTGTAA
- a CDS encoding MFS transporter has protein sequence MKRWKSVILDTLVMTAGFGTLSMMSVAKPDIISHFGISAEAYDLQHVAYVFGLFIAFLLGHTRLYEGSFKRSVAIALSFAAIPQALIPYVGNWYLVVFLRFIQGFVVSLVPLFSTQIANYFVAERPFAKGIILSGIFWGGVFGSISAKYLVSAFGWKMAFLITVVIMYAVLLIWWLFTEDFEIIHKKEGGEKVNIWKMKFTWVLGFTFFPALWVIFTIVGFSSSLGYEAGWSKDQVTTLSTNLNVSKALWSIVMGYVGFQLSKKNPSPRGLFKAIVQVMMLSYAVGFIGLGIYSWAMLESKYSLALASVWLIGALQGTGPAFWTSAPATYPKSIYPKASFALGLISNSANAIAPSITEALARYSEALALAELAFMPILGILTLIAVSRMKLPVEELGDEA, from the coding sequence ATGAAGCGCTGGAAGTCTGTGATATTGGATACACTCGTTATGACTGCGGGATTTGGGACTCTGAGCATGATGAGCGTTGCAAAGCCAGACATAATTTCCCACTTTGGAATAAGCGCTGAGGCCTATGACCTTCAGCATGTGGCATATGTATTCGGTCTCTTTATAGCGTTCTTGCTTGGACATACGAGACTTTACGAAGGAAGCTTCAAGAGAAGCGTCGCTATAGCTCTCAGCTTTGCCGCAATTCCACAAGCCTTAATACCTTACGTGGGGAACTGGTATCTGGTTGTATTTCTCAGGTTTATTCAGGGTTTTGTCGTGAGCCTGGTTCCTCTCTTCAGCACACAAATAGCCAATTACTTTGTGGCAGAGCGGCCGTTTGCTAAGGGTATTATCCTTTCGGGTATATTCTGGGGAGGAGTCTTTGGATCAATAAGCGCCAAATATCTGGTAAGTGCCTTTGGGTGGAAGATGGCTTTCTTAATAACGGTTGTTATAATGTACGCCGTTCTTTTGATATGGTGGCTCTTTACAGAAGACTTTGAGATAATTCACAAGAAAGAGGGCGGAGAAAAAGTAAACATCTGGAAGATGAAGTTTACCTGGGTGCTCGGGTTTACTTTCTTTCCCGCGCTTTGGGTTATCTTCACAATAGTTGGATTTTCATCTTCCTTAGGCTACGAAGCTGGATGGAGTAAAGACCAAGTGACCACTCTAAGCACAAACCTCAATGTGTCAAAAGCACTGTGGTCAATAGTTATGGGGTATGTGGGCTTCCAGCTTTCCAAGAAAAATCCAAGCCCAAGAGGGCTATTTAAGGCCATCGTTCAGGTTATGATGCTCTCCTACGCAGTGGGGTTTATTGGACTGGGTATTTATTCCTGGGCAATGCTCGAAAGTAAATACTCATTAGCATTGGCATCAGTGTGGCTGATTGGCGCTCTTCAAGGTACCGGTCCAGCGTTCTGGACTTCTGCCCCTGCGACTTATCCAAAGAGCATTTATCCAAAGGCATCCTTTGCATTGGGATTGATCTCTAACTCAGCGAACGCAATTGCCCCCTCCATAACGGAAGCCCTAGCAAGATACAGCGAAGCATTGGCACTTGCAGAGCTTGCGTTTATGCCGATATTGGGAATACTGACTTTAATAGCAGTGTCAAGAATGAAGCTGCCAGTGGAGGAGCTTGGAGATGAAGCTTAA
- a CDS encoding DUF4443 domain-containing protein, with protein MDWKRGAYPEFEIEDVVVVLFLLKTPKGRKQISEELNLGEGTVRTLLKKLSSIGLVESQQKGHSLSEKGAEVVKEISRLFSEPLEATPLDGFVTYALVVKNPPEFKSIELRDEAIRFFARGAMILVVQDNEIIFPEDRRPLKETLPKLSEDLKKLPIENGDLVIVTWADTKADALKSLIHVALTLKGELLPEEIKKLVE; from the coding sequence ATGGATTGGAAGCGAGGTGCATATCCAGAATTTGAAATTGAAGATGTTGTGGTCGTGCTTTTCTTGTTAAAAACACCTAAAGGACGAAAACAGATTTCTGAAGAGTTAAATCTTGGAGAGGGAACTGTTAGAACGCTCTTAAAGAAACTTTCTTCAATTGGATTGGTTGAATCCCAGCAAAAAGGACATTCTTTAAGCGAAAAAGGCGCTGAAGTCGTAAAGGAGATATCAAGATTGTTCTCGGAACCTTTGGAAGCGACTCCTCTCGATGGTTTTGTAACTTATGCACTTGTTGTGAAAAATCCCCCAGAATTTAAGAGCATAGAGCTCAGGGACGAAGCAATTCGATTTTTTGCGCGAGGAGCCATGATTTTAGTAGTCCAGGATAATGAAATAATCTTTCCGGAGGATAGAAGACCTTTAAAGGAGACTCTTCCCAAACTCTCCGAGGATCTTAAAAAACTTCCCATTGAAAATGGCGATCTTGTAATTGTTACATGGGCTGACACTAAAGCCGATGCCTTGAAAAGTTTAATTCACGTTGCGTTGACCTTAAAGGGAGAACTGCTACCTGAAGAAATCAAAAAACTTGTTGAGTGA
- a CDS encoding RNA-binding protein: MKIKHPLSKKEVKKIISEMAKIFGEEVAEKLISKNDQVLVGEFDKTTQILFVNGKPRFIRREGLIFPLVITLYELSDKEDLRKWKRRVVVDKGAVPYILNGADVMAPGIVDADEEIKEGDFVFVVEEEYGRPLAIGIALMDGKSMKEKKRGKAVKVIHHAKDKIWELTAV, from the coding sequence ATGAAAATAAAACATCCTCTCAGCAAAAAAGAAGTTAAGAAAATAATAAGCGAAATGGCTAAAATATTTGGAGAAGAAGTTGCTGAGAAGTTAATATCAAAGAACGATCAGGTTTTAGTAGGCGAATTTGACAAAACTACCCAGATTTTGTTTGTTAATGGAAAGCCTCGGTTTATACGGCGGGAAGGGCTTATATTTCCGCTTGTTATAACTCTATACGAGCTTTCTGACAAGGAAGACTTAAGGAAATGGAAGCGCAGAGTTGTTGTAGATAAAGGGGCAGTACCGTATATATTGAACGGTGCCGATGTAATGGCTCCAGGCATAGTAGATGCAGATGAGGAAATAAAAGAAGGAGATTTTGTGTTTGTGGTAGAAGAGGAATATGGAAGGCCGTTGGCAATCGGGATTGCACTGATGGATGGAAAAAGCATGAAAGAGAAAAAGAGAGGAAAGGCAGTAAAAGTAATACACCACGCAAAAGATAAAATCTGGGAGTTGACTGCAGTATGA
- a CDS encoding DUF3194 domain-containing protein, giving the protein MKKVLHIGLPELSEEELISIGELAQEVIIDYIFEHLTRSEVKDIEVTTRINREDTLDLEIEVYLEVPIFVKVDVEKLIDEALEKAYEKVEKRLREIAGQNKAQELPE; this is encoded by the coding sequence ATGAAGAAGGTACTCCATATAGGGCTTCCAGAGCTCAGCGAGGAGGAGTTAATATCCATCGGAGAGCTAGCCCAAGAGGTTATTATAGATTACATCTTCGAGCATTTGACGAGAAGTGAAGTGAAAGACATAGAGGTAACTACGAGGATAAACCGTGAAGACACTCTGGATTTGGAGATAGAGGTCTATCTTGAGGTGCCGATATTCGTAAAAGTTGATGTTGAGAAGTTGATCGACGAAGCGCTTGAAAAAGCATATGAAAAAGTTGAAAAAAGGTTGAGGGAAATTGCGGGGCAAAATAAAGCTCAAGAACTTCCTGAATAA
- the ftsZ gene encoding cell division protein FtsZ, translating into MVFKLLEQAGINLDMNNNDSKAQEAFSDLEMSKSFIKIAIIGVGGSGNNTITRLYELGVEGAELIAMNTDAQHLSRTKAHKKILLGKNITHGKGSGGDPRIGYLAAEASRDEIAEAVRDVDLVFITAGMGNGTGTGAAPVVAKVIKEEARNSGRIQEPLVVSVVTYPFKNEGTRRLEKAKAGIQALLKYSDTVVIIENDKLLELVPKLPISAAFRFADEIIARMVKGITETIMLPSMVNIDFADVYSVMKNGGAALIGIGESDSNRRAVDAINNALNNKMLEVEFGSGEAALVHFTVGPDVSLGEINDAMQIVYEKLGAKSEIKWGARIDKDLGKVVRAMVIMTGVKSPHILSSEVDALTTEDNVIISNPINRRISKDSEIENLFDGVSRKKKANVIINPEIERIVKGAVDYDLS; encoded by the coding sequence ATGGTGTTTAAACTGCTGGAACAAGCCGGTATTAATTTGGATATGAATAACAACGATAGCAAAGCACAAGAAGCTTTCAGTGATTTGGAAATGTCAAAATCATTCATTAAAATAGCAATCATAGGCGTTGGAGGTTCTGGGAACAATACAATAACAAGGCTGTATGAACTGGGCGTTGAGGGGGCAGAGTTAATAGCTATGAATACGGATGCACAGCATCTTTCAAGAACTAAAGCTCACAAGAAAATCCTCCTCGGGAAGAACATTACTCACGGAAAGGGCTCAGGGGGAGATCCAAGAATTGGTTATTTGGCTGCAGAAGCTAGTAGAGATGAAATAGCAGAGGCTGTTAGGGACGTAGATCTCGTGTTCATAACCGCTGGTATGGGTAATGGAACCGGAACAGGAGCAGCGCCTGTTGTTGCTAAGGTAATAAAGGAGGAGGCAAGAAACTCCGGAAGAATTCAAGAACCTCTTGTTGTGAGTGTTGTCACTTATCCTTTCAAGAATGAGGGAACAAGGAGACTCGAAAAAGCAAAGGCAGGTATACAAGCCCTTCTAAAGTATTCAGACACAGTTGTAATAATAGAAAACGATAAGCTTCTTGAATTAGTACCTAAGCTTCCAATTAGTGCGGCTTTTAGGTTTGCCGATGAGATAATAGCGAGAATGGTTAAAGGCATAACAGAAACAATAATGCTTCCTTCAATGGTAAATATAGATTTTGCAGATGTCTACAGCGTCATGAAAAACGGTGGAGCTGCGTTAATTGGAATAGGAGAAAGCGATTCAAACAGGAGAGCCGTTGATGCCATAAATAACGCCTTAAACAATAAAATGCTCGAAGTGGAGTTTGGAAGTGGGGAAGCTGCTCTAGTGCACTTTACCGTCGGTCCGGATGTCAGCCTTGGTGAAATAAACGATGCTATGCAGATTGTATATGAGAAGCTTGGAGCAAAGTCAGAGATAAAATGGGGAGCAAGGATAGACAAGGATCTTGGAAAAGTAGTCAGAGCAATGGTCATTATGACTGGGGTAAAGTCTCCGCACATTCTCAGCAGTGAAGTTGATGCATTAACAACGGAAGACAATGTGATAATCTCAAACCCAATAAATAGAAGAATAAGCAAGGATTCAGAAATTGAAAACCTATTCGATGGAGTTTCAAGGAAGAAAAAAGCAAACGTGATTATTAATCCCGAAATTGAGAGAATAGTGAAAGGAGCTGTAGATTACGACTTAAGTTAA
- the rlmD gene encoding 23S rRNA (uracil(1939)-C(5))-methyltransferase RlmD, producing MKGKGYITKVSPDGYGVLKLEKEIYVPYTVTGDFVEVRQTFRRFGRLIARDFEILEESPLRQNPRCPHFSKCGGCSWQHIKYKEQLTLKKKIFEEITGIEAPIKGSPKIWGFRNISNFIVSTNGIGFKQRDSQSVVGIKHCPVFSTRTSEFIKALKRFMDEEGLYPWDPKRKIGDVHYLSIREGKFTGEVMVNVISHREEVPQSFLDYFEFADSLYWSFNEDPRDDPRGVPKLVGGSPFIRERIEGITYLIHPNSFFQTNSYALPILLREVLNFVEGDRILDLYSGVGTFGVFLAKEGFKVEGVDMNSFAIDMANKNAEINGVSASFLVKDAESFPVGEYDTVIVDPPRRGLKEAVKSLKKERPENIVYVSCNPQAFSRDYSHLKDIYRVEDAILVDMFPHTHHVEAVIKLKRW from the coding sequence ATGAAGGGAAAAGGCTACATAACAAAGGTAAGTCCAGACGGCTACGGCGTGTTAAAACTTGAAAAAGAGATTTACGTTCCTTACACTGTTACTGGGGATTTTGTAGAGGTTAGACAAACATTTAGGAGGTTTGGACGTTTAATTGCAAGGGACTTTGAAATTCTTGAGGAATCCCCCTTGAGGCAAAATCCCAGATGTCCGCATTTCTCAAAATGCGGGGGTTGTTCTTGGCAGCACATAAAATACAAAGAGCAGTTAACTCTTAAGAAGAAAATTTTCGAAGAGATAACCGGGATTGAAGCTCCAATAAAAGGTTCTCCCAAAATTTGGGGTTTTAGAAACATCAGCAATTTTATTGTCTCAACGAACGGTATTGGATTTAAGCAAAGAGATTCTCAAAGCGTTGTTGGGATTAAGCACTGTCCCGTTTTTTCCACCCGCACTTCGGAATTCATAAAAGCTTTAAAGCGCTTTATGGATGAAGAAGGGCTTTATCCTTGGGATCCGAAAAGGAAAATTGGCGATGTTCACTACCTTTCCATCAGGGAAGGGAAGTTTACTGGGGAAGTTATGGTTAATGTGATTTCACACCGGGAAGAAGTTCCGCAAAGCTTTTTAGATTACTTTGAGTTTGCGGATTCCCTTTATTGGAGCTTTAACGAAGACCCAAGAGACGACCCCAGAGGCGTACCGAAACTTGTAGGTGGCTCGCCGTTTATAAGGGAAAGAATTGAAGGGATTACCTACTTAATACATCCAAACAGCTTTTTCCAGACAAATTCTTATGCTCTCCCTATCCTTTTAAGAGAGGTTTTAAATTTTGTTGAAGGGGACAGAATCCTTGACCTTTATTCCGGTGTGGGAACTTTTGGAGTGTTTTTAGCAAAAGAAGGGTTTAAGGTTGAAGGAGTGGATATGAATTCCTTTGCCATAGACATGGCTAACAAAAATGCTGAAATAAATGGTGTGAGCGCTTCTTTTCTTGTAAAGGACGCTGAATCCTTCCCTGTGGGAGAGTATGATACAGTTATTGTTGACCCACCGCGCAGAGGTTTAAAAGAAGCTGTAAAAAGCCTAAAAAAAGAGAGGCCGGAAAACATCGTTTATGTCTCATGCAACCCTCAAGCATTTAGCAGGGATTATTCTCACCTGAAGGACATTTATAGAGTGGAGGACGCTATTTTAGTTGATATGTTTCCGCATACTCACCATGTAGAGGCAGTTATAAAGCTCAAGCGGTGGTAA
- a CDS encoding aminotransferase class I/II-fold pyridoxal phosphate-dependent enzyme, whose translation MRYKKHKYFVASRINLIQRSKIRELFERASKMENVISLGIGEPDFDTPQNIKEAAKRALDEGWTHYTPNAGIPELREAVSEYYKNHYNLEIPPERVIITAGAYEATYLAFETLLESGDEVIIPDPAFVCYVEDAKIAEAKPVRLPLKEENGFQPDPDELLELITKRTRMIVVNYPNNPTGATLDEEVAKAIADIAQDYNIYILSDEPYEHFLYDGAKHIPMLKYAPDNTVLANSFSKTFAMTGWRLGFTVAPEEIIKDMIKLHAYIIGNVASFVQVAGIAALREEASWKAVEEMRREYAERRKLVLEYLREMPYIKPFEPKGAFYIFANIKDTGMKSEEFAEWLLEKARVVVIPGTAFGPNGEGYIRISYATKKEQLVEAMERMKKALEEL comes from the coding sequence ATGCGTTATAAAAAGCATAAATATTTCGTTGCAAGCCGTATAAACCTTATCCAGAGATCAAAGATTAGAGAACTCTTTGAAAGAGCCTCGAAGATGGAAAACGTTATTTCCCTTGGAATAGGTGAACCCGACTTCGACACTCCCCAAAATATAAAGGAAGCTGCAAAAAGAGCCCTTGATGAGGGATGGACTCACTACACACCAAACGCAGGAATTCCGGAGCTTAGAGAAGCTGTCTCAGAGTACTACAAAAATCACTATAACTTGGAAATTCCGCCAGAAAGGGTAATCATAACGGCTGGAGCTTACGAAGCAACTTATTTAGCCTTTGAAACCCTGTTGGAAAGCGGTGATGAGGTAATAATTCCAGACCCTGCTTTTGTGTGTTATGTCGAAGATGCAAAAATTGCAGAGGCAAAGCCAGTTAGGTTGCCTTTAAAGGAGGAAAACGGCTTTCAGCCAGATCCGGATGAACTTCTTGAACTTATAACCAAAAGAACTAGGATGATCGTGGTTAATTATCCAAACAATCCTACCGGCGCTACGTTGGATGAGGAAGTTGCAAAGGCTATCGCGGATATTGCTCAAGACTATAACATTTACATTCTCAGCGACGAGCCGTATGAACACTTCTTATATGATGGGGCAAAACACATTCCAATGCTGAAATACGCCCCAGACAACACAGTCTTGGCAAACAGTTTTTCAAAAACTTTCGCAATGACTGGATGGCGTTTAGGATTTACAGTGGCTCCAGAAGAGATAATAAAGGACATGATAAAGCTTCACGCTTACATCATTGGAAACGTTGCCTCCTTTGTTCAGGTTGCTGGGATTGCAGCTCTTAGAGAGGAGGCAAGCTGGAAAGCTGTGGAAGAGATGCGCAGGGAGTACGCAGAGAGAAGAAAACTTGTCTTAGAGTACTTGAGGGAAATGCCCTACATCAAGCCATTTGAACCAAAGGGAGCGTTCTACATCTTTGCCAATATAAAGGATACTGGAATGAAGAGCGAGGAGTTTGCAGAATGGCTGTTGGAGAAAGCGAGAGTAGTTGTTATCCCGGGAACGGCATTTGGACCTAATGGTGAAGGTTACATCAGAATAAGTTATGCAACAAAGAAAGAACAGCTTGTAGAGGCTATGGAGAGAATGAAGAAAGCCCTTGAGGAGCTTTGA
- a CDS encoding RNA ligase — MVSSHFKNLLLELGISRERIEILESKGGIVEDEFEGIRYLRFKDSAGSLRRGTVVFDSHNIILGFPHIKRVVHLENGIKRVFKRKPFYVEEKVDGYNVRVAQINGRVFAFTRGGFVCPFTTERIEDFVNMEFFKDYPNLVLCGEMAGPESPYLVEGPPYVKEDIEFFLFDIQEKKTGQSLPVEERLKIAEEYGIPSVEVFGLYDISKINDLRELIERLSKEKREGIVMKSPDMKKIVKYVTPYANINDIKIGSKIFFDLPHGYFMQRIKRLAFYLAEKRIRDEEFEKYASALGRALLQPFVESIWDVVAGEEIAEVFTVRVKHVETAYKMVSHFERLGLKIHIEDIEETPQGYWRITFKRVYPDATREIKELWNGHPFVD, encoded by the coding sequence ATGGTGAGCTCACATTTCAAAAATCTTCTTCTTGAGTTGGGCATTAGTCGGGAGCGTATTGAAATACTGGAAAGTAAAGGGGGTATAGTCGAGGACGAGTTTGAAGGGATAAGGTACCTTAGATTTAAAGATTCTGCCGGAAGCTTAAGGAGGGGAACTGTGGTTTTTGACTCTCACAACATAATACTTGGCTTTCCCCATATAAAGAGAGTAGTTCATCTGGAAAACGGAATAAAACGGGTATTCAAGAGAAAGCCGTTCTATGTGGAGGAAAAAGTTGATGGATACAACGTAAGGGTTGCCCAGATTAATGGTAGAGTTTTCGCCTTTACTAGAGGTGGTTTTGTATGTCCTTTTACAACGGAACGGATTGAAGATTTTGTAAACATGGAATTCTTTAAGGATTATCCCAACTTGGTTCTCTGCGGAGAAATGGCGGGGCCTGAAAGTCCCTACCTTGTTGAGGGGCCGCCCTATGTAAAGGAGGACATAGAGTTCTTTCTTTTTGATATCCAAGAAAAGAAAACTGGACAGTCTCTTCCTGTAGAGGAGAGACTCAAGATTGCGGAAGAATACGGAATTCCAAGTGTTGAAGTGTTTGGGTTATATGATATATCCAAAATCAACGACCTCAGGGAGCTTATAGAAAGGCTAAGTAAAGAAAAGCGAGAAGGAATAGTAATGAAAAGCCCAGATATGAAAAAAATTGTAAAATACGTGACCCCTTATGCGAACATCAACGATATCAAAATTGGCTCGAAAATATTTTTCGACCTTCCACATGGGTACTTTATGCAGAGAATAAAGCGGCTCGCTTTTTATTTAGCTGAAAAAAGAATAAGAGATGAGGAATTTGAAAAATACGCAAGTGCTTTGGGAAGGGCTCTCCTACAGCCCTTTGTGGAAAGTATATGGGATGTCGTTGCTGGAGAAGAAATAGCAGAGGTTTTCACGGTAAGAGTAAAGCACGTAGAAACTGCTTATAAAATGGTGTCTCACTTTGAACGTTTAGGATTAAAGATTCACATAGAGGACATAGAAGAAACTCCCCAAGGCTACTGGAGGATTACATTTAAGCGAGTTTACCCCGATGCTACAAGAGAAATTAAGGAGCTTTGGAACGGACATCCTTTCGTCGATTAG
- a CDS encoding DHH family phosphoesterase, with product MRGKIKLKNFLNKAKENNYSFLLLCHHNADPDSLGSAIAFSRYLTSMGLKNRIGVAQSVSSYAKRLLQFAQVEKNPSVLEDVIMIFDTSSLEQLEPIEIPKDRYIIVIDHHIEKENPIKADIRIVDSSRTSTAEIVWELLEYFGFYDEVSAKAILAGIVTDTANFRYANSKTFKTVAKVLEKFNIQMGEIYNLVAPVTDENIDQAKRMAILKACQRMEIKKVGNYIIAISKVSAYESLACKVFLQLGADVAIVGSEKKGVRISARAKESLVKKGLHLGKLMEKVGPIIDGSGGGHSGAAGANGKRNLEEAVKFLVKEIEMFLKKLR from the coding sequence TTGCGGGGCAAAATAAAGCTCAAGAACTTCCTGAATAAAGCAAAGGAAAATAATTATTCTTTCTTGTTGTTATGCCATCATAACGCTGACCCAGACTCTTTGGGTAGTGCTATTGCTTTTTCAAGATACCTCACGAGTATGGGCTTAAAGAATAGGATAGGCGTTGCTCAAAGCGTTTCATCCTACGCAAAACGCCTCCTTCAATTTGCCCAGGTAGAGAAGAACCCATCTGTTTTGGAAGACGTTATTATGATTTTTGACACTTCCTCTCTTGAACAGCTGGAGCCAATTGAAATTCCTAAGGACAGGTACATCATCGTAATTGACCATCACATTGAAAAGGAGAATCCAATAAAGGCTGACATAAGGATTGTTGACTCATCGAGAACTTCAACTGCAGAAATTGTGTGGGAACTTTTGGAGTACTTTGGTTTTTATGATGAAGTTTCTGCCAAGGCTATTTTAGCGGGGATAGTTACGGATACTGCCAATTTTAGATACGCGAACTCAAAAACATTCAAAACAGTGGCTAAAGTCTTAGAAAAGTTCAATATTCAGATGGGAGAAATATATAACCTGGTCGCTCCAGTTACCGATGAAAACATAGACCAGGCAAAGAGAATGGCCATATTAAAGGCGTGTCAGAGAATGGAAATCAAAAAAGTCGGCAATTATATAATAGCTATTTCAAAGGTTTCTGCTTATGAGTCTTTGGCTTGTAAGGTCTTCCTCCAGCTTGGAGCCGATGTTGCTATTGTTGGGAGCGAGAAAAAGGGTGTTAGGATTTCCGCGAGGGCAAAAGAAAGCTTGGTTAAAAAAGGTCTTCACTTAGGCAAGCTTATGGAGAAAGTTGGTCCTATCATAGACGGTTCCGGCGGAGGACATTCGGGAGCGGCTGGTGCAAATGGAAAAAGAAATCTTGAGGAAGCCGTTAAGTTTTTAGTGAAAGAAATCGAAATGTTTCTAAAGAAGTTGAGGTGA
- a CDS encoding FAD synthase, producing the protein MNETKEKKKIRVVVGGVFDILHVGHVHFLKKAKEMGDELIVIVAHDETVKRRKGRPPINSMYERAELLKALKMVDEVVIGEPDHISFELVKKLKPDIIALGPDQNFDICALKEELKKHGIEADVIRIPYAYKTDVAKTSKIIQRIVELFCK; encoded by the coding sequence ATGAATGAAACAAAGGAAAAGAAAAAGATAAGAGTTGTTGTTGGGGGAGTGTTTGATATTCTCCATGTTGGGCATGTTCACTTTCTTAAAAAGGCAAAGGAAATGGGTGATGAGCTCATAGTAATAGTTGCCCACGATGAGACAGTAAAACGGAGGAAAGGCAGACCTCCGATAAACTCTATGTATGAGAGGGCTGAGCTGTTAAAAGCACTCAAAATGGTAGATGAGGTTGTAATCGGTGAACCCGATCACATAAGTTTCGAACTTGTTAAAAAGCTTAAACCAGATATTATTGCCCTTGGACCTGACCAAAACTTCGATATATGTGCCCTTAAGGAAGAACTCAAAAAACACGGTATTGAAGCTGATGTCATTAGAATACCCTATGCATACAAAACAGATGTGGCTAAAACAAGTAAAATAATCCAAAGAATAGTAGAACTATTCTGTAAGTGA
- a CDS encoding tRNA-binding protein, producing the protein MWDTSKDYRLLVAEKAVELFLKTIEGAKFKGKWDKKKVIKLAKEMIPEIQALRYSYLEPQELIDTPQMKELKEKALGIIEALGGEDWYVKFLELADKNEREKVEESVAKVRFFLNTILNLDKRLALGKINDPVIAVDIKVGEVMSAGKHPNADKLLVCNVNIGDRAVTVVTNDLSVKEGHRVAVALLPPVNFRGITSEGMFLGAGEGVLKDVKGEIGGLPKGIPLEALKETRNLVESFLKS; encoded by the coding sequence ATGTGGGACACGAGTAAAGATTACAGGCTACTGGTTGCTGAGAAAGCAGTTGAGCTGTTCTTGAAAACTATTGAAGGTGCTAAATTTAAGGGTAAGTGGGACAAAAAGAAGGTAATAAAGTTAGCAAAAGAGATGATCCCAGAGATTCAGGCGTTACGCTACTCCTATCTGGAGCCTCAAGAGTTAATCGATACGCCCCAGATGAAGGAGCTGAAGGAAAAAGCCTTGGGAATAATCGAGGCGCTGGGCGGTGAAGATTGGTACGTTAAGTTCCTCGAACTTGCCGACAAAAACGAGAGGGAAAAGGTCGAGGAAAGCGTTGCCAAGGTCCGCTTTTTCTTGAACACGATTCTTAACCTCGATAAGAGGCTGGCCTTAGGTAAGATAAACGATCCCGTCATTGCCGTGGACATAAAAGTGGGCGAAGTCATGAGCGCTGGCAAACACCCAAACGCGGATAAGCTCCTCGTATGCAATGTTAACATAGGCGATAGGGCCGTTACGGTAGTTACAAACGATTTGAGCGTTAAGGAAGGGCATAGAGTTGCGGTAGCCCTTCTGCCCCCAGTGAACTTTAGAGGAATAACGAGTGAGGGAATGTTCTTGGGAGCGGGAGAAGGTGTTTTGAAGGATGTGAAAGGTGAAATCGGTGGTCTTCCAAAAGGAATCCCACTGGAAGCCCTAAAAGAAACAAGGAACTTGGTTGAGTCATTTTTGAAGAGTTGA
- the cgi121 gene encoding KEOPS complex subunit Cgi121: MKVLNYGTIKIAVARILLEDTSNIFEILPDNVQILNLECWEHAVFSTILALRSFERSTNKAKTIKGEILLRASGTLQIKDAIEAVGAKKGENFIVAFGENAEKDLHELLSKIPAKEIPFGDCEKEYVKKLFEKAALVDVR, translated from the coding sequence ATGAAGGTATTAAACTACGGCACAATTAAAATCGCAGTTGCAAGGATTCTACTCGAAGATACATCAAATATTTTTGAAATTCTTCCAGATAACGTCCAGATATTAAACCTAGAATGTTGGGAACATGCAGTTTTTTCCACGATATTAGCATTAAGGTCGTTTGAAAGGAGTACAAACAAAGCAAAAACGATTAAGGGCGAGATACTTCTTAGGGCAAGCGGAACACTTCAGATCAAAGATGCTATTGAAGCTGTTGGAGCAAAAAAGGGAGAGAACTTCATAGTGGCATTTGGAGAGAATGCAGAAAAAGATCTCCACGAACTGCTCTCAAAGATACCTGCTAAGGAAATTCCGTTCGGAGACTGTGAAAAGGAATACGTTAAGAAACTCTTTGAAAAGGCTGCTTTAGTTGATGTCCGTTGA